Proteins encoded in a region of the Drosophila busckii strain San Diego stock center, stock number 13000-0081.31 chromosome 2L, ASM1175060v1, whole genome shotgun sequence genome:
- the LOC108598462 gene encoding mucin-6-like: protein MKCANLLLSIASLCLLSLEFGIASADDNSPSVALTRRAMALGLAPSALGELWRTKQPLIISKTVDNQLYTTTYMLTPDNQDITFTTLQEAAPTARLETTPTPTPVQADQPTSPQTDWEYLPNAVSNRRTFTLNPQPFGGNWPNFGVPSSNWPSFDFPAGATPQTSTKTEVDSQGNTVTTTTKTYKGTLPHSFGGFNNNWPSFNIPAGATPQTSTKTELDDQGNRVTTTIKTYQSPTITNTWHTNTPTLPTWFNNPFDGQTTKVPVAQPMPTPLPYPLQPTRPTLLTGEAPIPTPASSDAGLFTTTQLPSLEDFLNQSGSTTPLTTVGNVQPMNTKVTRYSGTFSGSTPASTAELGTPVQEMLSRAGITDEDLRRAQATGGVITRERVMPDGRIVKTTVRLNSQPGHPEVMPMPAEGTKTYGPGGETPAMFNPVFSRPLTPTPANGGRLWPGDKPTDNQTPENVGAPAQGNDNIIDNFLSKVNLSPADILAQKGEVVKTIVDGEGRVLSARFVLSTIKGDEEKQPEPTK from the exons ATGAAGTGCGCGAATCTATTGCTAAGCATTGCGAGCCTGTGTCTGCTCAGTTTGGAG TTTGGCATTGCTAGTGCTGATGATAACAGCCCCAGCGTAGCGCTCACTAGACGCGCCATGGCATTGGGACTGGCGCCGTCGGCATTGGGTGAACTTTGGCGCACTAAGCAGCCGCTGATAATCAGCAAGACCGTTGATAATCAGCTATATACAACGACATATATGCTTACACCTGATAATCAGGATATAACTTTCACCACGCTCCAGGAAGCGGCACCAACTGCGCGATTGGAGACCacacccactcccactccaGTCCAAGCAGATCAGCCTACAAGTCCGCAAACGGATTGGGAGTACTTGCCTAATGCTGTCAGCAATAGACGAACCTTTACCCTAAACCCTCAGCCCTTTGGTGGCAATTGGCCCAACTTTGGCGTGCCCAGCTCCAACTGGCCGAGCTTTGACTTTCCAGCAGGCGCAACGCCGCAGACCTCCACCAAAACTGAGGTGGACAGTCAGGGCAACACAGTGACCACCACGACTAAGACATACAAAGGAACTTTGCCCCACAGCTTCGGTggatttaacaacaattggccCAGCTTTAATATCCCTGCAGGTGCAACACCACAGACCTCAACAAAAACCGAGCTTGATGATCAGGGAAACAGAGTAACAACGACCATAAAAACCTACCAAAGTCCAACCATTACCAACACTTGGCATACAAATACTCCAACGCTGCCCACTTGGTTCAACAATCCTTTCGAtggacaaacaacaaaagttccCGTTGCTCAACCCATGCCCACACCTTTACCCTATCCTCTGCAGCCCACGCGTCCTACTTTGCTAACGGGCGAGGCACCTATACCAACGCCAGCCTCAAGCGATGCAGGCTTATTCACCACCACGCAGCTGCCTTCCTTGGAGGATTTTCTCAACCAAAGTGGCTCGACGACCCCACTTACGACTGTAGGCAATGTTCAGCCCATGAACACCAAAGTAACCAGGTACAGTGGCACCTTCAGCGGCAGCACACCAGCTAGCACCGCGGAGCTGGGCACACCCGTGCAGGAGATGCTCAGTCGTGCCGGCATTACCGATGAGGACTTGCGCAGAGCTCAGGCCACGGGCGGCGTGATCACGCGTGAGCGTGTGATGCCCGATGGACGCATAGTGAAGACAACTGTACGACTGAATTCGCAGCCGGGTCACCCAGAGGTAATGCCCATGCCAGCGGAGGGAACTAAGACCTATGGGCCAGGAGGGGAAACGCCAGCTATGTTTAATCCAGTCTTTAGCCGTCCCCTGACCCCCACACCAGCCAATGGCGGAAGGTTGTGGCCAGGCGACAAACCCACAGACAACCAAACTCCCGAGAATGTGGGAGCTCCAGCTCAGGGCAATGACAATATCATAGATAACTTTTTATCCAAAGTTAATCTCAGCCCAGCGGACATTCTGGCACAGAAGGGAGAGGTAGTCAAGACGATTGTGGACGGAGAGGGGCGCGTATTGAGCGCTCGGTTTGTGCTCAGCACTATCAAAGGCGATGAAGAGAAGCAGCCAGAGCcaacaaagtaa